In Brevundimonas subvibrioides, a genomic segment contains:
- the glnD gene encoding [protein-PII] uridylyltransferase has protein sequence MSDTLDARLDAIVSGPGVRPAVAAILKAHYDAAREKIATKLANGLPGVEVARLYAAAADDLLVALWRFTTETLYPSHNPTEAEKLSLIAVGGYGRGVLAPFSDLDLVFLRPWKTTARTETVAEFMLYVLWDLGLKVGSAARSVEEALSLARTDMTIRTALLEARPLAGDAALTETFLWRFRGMVTNADPRPFIAAKMEERDGRHQKAGATRYRVEPNIKDGKGGMRDLNALFWIARSLAPESPLGARVLDELLTARERRTFEEAFDFLWRVRCHLHLAAGRAEEKLTFDLQPEVARRMGWRGRGDEPAVERFMRRYFLVARDVGALTRAMSATLEARQQKKTLTLSRLIPGRKRNLGVPGFIEDGGRLSVTGPEVFAEDPVRLLTLFVTADQHDLDVHPHAFSAVTRSLSLVTPRLRRDQRATAALLHVLAHGQRPYRVLTLMNEAGLLGRFLPEWGRIVGQTQFNMYHAYTVDEHTLQAIGIINDIQRGKLKDDHPLATEVIHLIADPEALMLAMLLHDVGKGGERGQLEDGAIAARRACERLGIETRRIEIVVWLVRHHLALSDYAQKRDLSDPATVQAFAEIVGDPERLRMLLVLTVADIRAVGPGVWNSWKGQLMRTLYGRVEALFRGEDAVGADPLADHAALVARACISGAAAEARQGPGTMEATTEIALAARDRPGLFADLTAVLAAAGADVAGARVTTAADGTVLDVFQVQDGADRPYGQDEPRRLTSLIAALEAAARGETPVAPPAMPAPSPRRAVFDVRPVVMIDPAASEGATVIEVSGADRPGLLAELSRTLSDHALSIRSAHVAGFGERAVDSFYVTDAKGRKITSEAVLDEVHAALEAVLDRAPEPPQGRRITAARASARDVSDLRPRKAISPRAEPR, from the coding sequence GTGAGCGACACCCTCGATGCCCGCCTCGACGCCATCGTCTCCGGCCCGGGCGTCCGCCCGGCGGTCGCGGCGATCCTGAAGGCCCATTACGACGCGGCGCGCGAGAAGATCGCGACGAAACTGGCCAATGGCCTGCCGGGGGTCGAGGTCGCCCGCCTGTATGCCGCCGCCGCCGATGATCTGCTGGTCGCCCTGTGGCGGTTCACGACCGAGACCCTCTATCCGTCCCACAATCCGACCGAGGCCGAGAAGCTGAGCCTGATCGCGGTGGGCGGCTATGGCCGGGGTGTGCTGGCCCCCTTCTCCGACCTCGACCTGGTCTTCCTGCGGCCGTGGAAGACCACCGCCCGCACCGAGACGGTGGCGGAGTTCATGCTCTATGTCCTGTGGGACCTCGGCCTCAAGGTCGGGTCGGCGGCGCGGTCGGTGGAGGAGGCGCTGTCGCTGGCCCGCACCGACATGACCATCCGCACGGCCCTGCTGGAAGCGCGGCCGCTGGCGGGCGACGCAGCCCTGACCGAGACCTTCCTCTGGCGCTTCCGGGGCATGGTGACCAATGCCGATCCGCGGCCCTTCATCGCCGCCAAGATGGAGGAGCGCGACGGCCGCCACCAGAAGGCCGGGGCGACCCGCTACCGCGTCGAGCCCAACATCAAGGACGGCAAGGGCGGTATGCGCGACCTGAACGCCCTGTTCTGGATCGCCCGGTCGCTGGCCCCCGAAAGCCCGCTGGGGGCCCGGGTGCTGGACGAACTGCTGACCGCCCGCGAGCGCCGGACCTTCGAGGAGGCGTTCGACTTCCTGTGGCGGGTGCGGTGCCATCTGCATCTGGCGGCGGGGCGGGCGGAGGAGAAGCTGACCTTCGACCTGCAGCCCGAGGTCGCGCGCCGCATGGGCTGGCGCGGGCGCGGCGACGAGCCGGCGGTCGAGCGGTTCATGCGCCGATACTTCCTGGTCGCCCGCGACGTCGGGGCCCTGACCCGGGCGATGAGCGCGACGCTGGAGGCCCGCCAGCAGAAGAAGACCCTGACCCTGTCGCGCCTGATCCCGGGGCGAAAGCGGAACCTGGGCGTGCCCGGCTTCATCGAGGATGGGGGACGTCTTTCGGTCACGGGGCCGGAGGTCTTCGCCGAGGACCCGGTCCGGCTGCTGACGCTGTTCGTAACGGCCGACCAGCACGATCTGGACGTCCATCCCCACGCCTTCTCGGCCGTGACCCGGTCGCTGTCGCTGGTGACGCCCCGGCTGCGGCGCGATCAGCGCGCGACGGCCGCCCTGCTGCACGTCCTGGCCCACGGTCAGAGACCCTATCGCGTCCTGACCCTGATGAACGAGGCGGGGCTGCTGGGCCGGTTCCTGCCGGAGTGGGGCCGGATCGTCGGCCAGACCCAGTTCAACATGTACCACGCCTATACGGTCGACGAGCACACGCTGCAGGCCATCGGCATCATCAACGACATCCAGCGCGGCAAGCTGAAGGACGACCACCCCCTGGCCACCGAGGTGATCCATCTGATCGCCGACCCCGAGGCCCTGATGCTGGCCATGCTGCTGCACGATGTCGGCAAGGGCGGCGAGCGCGGCCAGCTGGAGGACGGGGCCATCGCCGCGCGCCGGGCCTGCGAACGGCTGGGGATCGAGACCCGACGGATCGAGATCGTCGTCTGGCTGGTGCGCCATCACCTGGCCCTGTCGGACTATGCCCAGAAGCGCGACCTCTCCGACCCCGCGACGGTACAGGCCTTTGCCGAGATCGTCGGCGATCCGGAACGGCTGCGGATGCTGCTGGTCCTGACCGTGGCCGACATCCGCGCGGTCGGCCCCGGCGTCTGGAACAGCTGGAAGGGCCAGCTGATGCGCACCCTGTACGGCCGGGTCGAGGCCCTGTTCCGGGGCGAGGACGCGGTCGGGGCCGATCCCCTGGCCGACCATGCCGCTCTGGTCGCCCGCGCCTGCATCAGCGGCGCGGCGGCCGAGGCGCGTCAAGGACCGGGCACCATGGAGGCGACGACCGAGATCGCGCTCGCCGCCCGCGACCGTCCCGGCCTGTTCGCCGACCTGACCGCCGTTCTCGCCGCCGCCGGGGCCGACGTGGCCGGGGCCCGGGTCACGACCGCCGCCGACGGCACGGTGCTGGACGTGTTCCAGGTCCAGGACGGGGCCGACCGCCCCTATGGCCAGGACGAGCCGCGCCGCCTGACCTCCCTGATCGCGGCGCTGGAGGCGGCGGCGCGCGGCGAGACGCCGGTGGCCCCACCCGCCATGCCCGCCCCCTCGCCACGCCGCGCCGTCTTCGACGTCCGCCCCGTGGTCATGATCGACCCCGCCGCCAGCGAGGGGGCCACGGTGATCGAGGTCTCCGGCGCCGACCGGCCGGGCCTGCTGGCCGAGCTGTCGCGCACCCTGTCGGACCACGCCCTGTCGATCCGCTCGGCCCATGTCGCCGGCTTCGGCGAGCGGGCCGTCGACAGCTTCTATGTGACCGATGCGAAGGGCCGGAAGATCACCTCCGAAGCCGTGCTGGACGAGGTCCACGCGGCGCTGGAGGCCGTGCTGGACCGCGCGCCCGAGCCGCCCCAGGGCCGTCGCATTACCGCCGCCCGCGCCAGCGCCCGCGACGTCTCGGATCTGAGGCCTCGCAAGGCCATTTCGCCCCGGGCGGAACCGCGCTAA
- the murJ gene encoding murein biosynthesis integral membrane protein MurJ, translating into MSLARNTLVQATLTLGSRLLGFARDLVLSARFGQGPMMDAFTTALMLPNMFRRLFAEGAFAQAFVPIYGGVRARDGEEAAAVTASEALSFMFAVVAGFCILLQVAMPWIMPLLLSAWKDDSGVMFAATTAAQLTMPYLACMTIASLLSGVLNTSGRFALSAGVPVFLNLCTLVPLVAPSFLPMSQPTTLLATSAAVTVSGVIQAGLLWWGVRRLGIRLSLSWPRLTAGVARTLKLAIPGVLAGGALQLNSVVSQLLTGSNEGARSVLYNADRLYQLPLGLVGVAIGLALVPRLTRAFVSGDHEGGRRTLDDGITLSMAFTLPAAVALFVIPFFIIDATVTRLAFTSADAARTADVLRQFAWGVPAFVLAKVLTPPFFAREDTRRPMIFAVISVVVTVALGSGLFFWFSRTGVDGVLGLAIATSVSAWINVALLGGTLIREGVWAPSARFVGRFSRVLAASAVMAALLIPASVFYRDLSRIFLAKEIAVIAVVGAGALVYGVCIVLFRAVSVSELKATLKREPGAPASTGLD; encoded by the coding sequence ATGAGCCTGGCCCGCAACACGCTCGTTCAGGCGACCCTGACGCTCGGCAGCCGCCTTCTGGGCTTCGCGCGCGACCTGGTCCTTTCGGCCCGCTTCGGCCAGGGGCCGATGATGGACGCCTTCACCACGGCGCTGATGCTGCCCAACATGTTCCGCCGTCTGTTCGCGGAAGGGGCCTTCGCCCAGGCCTTCGTGCCGATCTATGGCGGCGTGCGGGCGCGCGACGGCGAGGAAGCGGCGGCCGTGACGGCGTCGGAGGCGCTGAGCTTCATGTTCGCGGTCGTGGCCGGGTTCTGCATCCTTTTGCAGGTCGCCATGCCGTGGATCATGCCGTTGCTGCTGTCGGCCTGGAAGGACGACAGCGGGGTGATGTTCGCGGCCACCACCGCCGCCCAGCTGACCATGCCCTATCTGGCCTGCATGACCATCGCGTCCCTGCTGTCGGGCGTCCTGAACACCTCGGGCCGGTTCGCCCTGTCGGCGGGCGTGCCGGTGTTTCTGAACCTCTGCACCCTCGTGCCGCTGGTAGCCCCCAGCTTTCTGCCGATGAGCCAGCCGACCACCCTGCTGGCCACCTCCGCCGCCGTCACCGTCTCCGGCGTGATCCAGGCGGGCCTCTTGTGGTGGGGCGTGCGTCGGCTCGGCATCCGGCTGAGCCTGTCCTGGCCGCGCCTGACGGCGGGCGTGGCGCGGACGCTGAAACTGGCCATTCCCGGCGTCCTGGCGGGCGGCGCCCTGCAGCTGAACTCGGTCGTCAGCCAGCTGCTGACCGGGTCGAACGAAGGGGCCCGCTCGGTGCTCTACAACGCCGATCGCCTGTACCAGCTGCCGCTCGGTCTCGTCGGCGTCGCCATCGGCCTCGCGCTCGTGCCGCGCCTGACCCGGGCCTTCGTCAGCGGCGACCACGAGGGCGGGCGCCGCACGCTGGACGACGGCATCACCCTGTCGATGGCCTTCACCCTGCCGGCCGCCGTGGCCCTGTTCGTCATCCCCTTCTTCATCATCGATGCGACCGTGACCCGGCTGGCCTTCACCAGCGCCGACGCGGCCCGCACGGCCGATGTGCTGCGCCAGTTCGCCTGGGGGGTGCCTGCCTTCGTCCTCGCCAAGGTCCTGACCCCGCCCTTCTTCGCGCGCGAGGACACGCGTCGGCCGATGATCTTCGCCGTCATCTCGGTCGTGGTGACGGTCGCCCTGGGGTCGGGCCTGTTCTTCTGGTTCAGCCGGACCGGGGTGGACGGTGTTCTGGGTCTGGCCATCGCCACCTCCGTCTCGGCCTGGATCAATGTCGCCCTTCTGGGCGGCACCCTGATCCGCGAGGGCGTCTGGGCCCCCTCGGCGCGGTTCGTCGGGCGGTTCTCGCGAGTCCTGGCCGCCAGTGCCGTCATGGCCGCCCTCCTGATCCCCGCCAGCGTCTTCTATCGCGACCTCAGCCGGATCTTCCTCGCCAAGGAGATTGCGGTGATCGCAGTCGTCGGCGCGGGCGCTCTGGTGTATGGCGTCTGCATCGTGCTTTTCCGCGCCGTCAGCGTCTCCGAATTGAAGGCGACGTTGAAGCGTGAACCCGGAGCGCCCGCTTCGACCGGACTGGATTGA
- the trpS gene encoding tryptophan--tRNA ligase, whose protein sequence is MTDAAPTDTPAYAGPRRILSGIQASGALHLGNYLGALKRFTALQDSGAPCFLFVADLHAITVWQDPALLAAQTREIAAAYIASGLDPARSTIFPQSAVRAHSELAWILNCVARLGWLDRMTQFKEKSGKHKERSSVGLYTYPVLQAADILLYKATEVPVGEDQKQHLELTRDIAAKFNTDFSAPGFFPLPEPLIQGPATRVMSLRDGAAKMSKSDPSDQSRINLTDDADTIAAKIRKSKTDMGVMPAPGESLDDRPEVKNLIAIYAALSDQTRDEVIARFAGQGFGAFKPALADLAVSSLAPVTAEMRRLMDDPAEIDRVLKDGTERAAAIADPVVDEVKQIVGFWRG, encoded by the coding sequence ATGACCGACGCCGCCCCGACCGACACACCCGCCTACGCCGGCCCGCGCCGCATCCTGTCCGGCATCCAGGCCTCGGGCGCCCTGCACCTGGGCAACTATCTGGGCGCGCTGAAGCGGTTCACGGCGCTGCAGGACAGTGGCGCGCCCTGTTTCCTGTTCGTGGCCGACCTGCACGCCATCACCGTCTGGCAGGACCCGGCCCTGCTGGCGGCCCAGACGCGCGAGATCGCGGCCGCCTATATCGCCTCGGGCCTCGATCCCGCCAGATCGACCATCTTCCCGCAGTCCGCCGTGCGGGCCCATTCGGAACTGGCCTGGATCCTCAACTGCGTCGCCCGCCTCGGCTGGCTGGACCGGATGACCCAGTTCAAGGAGAAGTCCGGCAAGCACAAGGAGCGGTCCTCGGTCGGCCTCTATACCTATCCCGTGCTCCAGGCGGCCGACATCCTGCTCTACAAGGCCACCGAGGTGCCGGTGGGCGAGGACCAGAAGCAGCATCTGGAACTGACCCGCGACATCGCCGCCAAGTTCAACACCGACTTCAGTGCGCCGGGCTTCTTCCCCCTGCCCGAGCCCCTGATCCAGGGCCCGGCGACCCGGGTCATGTCCCTGCGCGACGGGGCGGCCAAGATGTCCAAGTCCGACCCCTCGGACCAGAGCCGCATCAACCTGACCGACGACGCCGACACCATCGCGGCCAAGATTCGCAAGTCCAAGACCGACATGGGCGTGATGCCCGCGCCGGGCGAAAGCCTCGACGACCGCCCCGAGGTCAAGAACCTGATCGCCATCTATGCCGCCCTGTCCGACCAGACGCGTGACGAGGTGATCGCCCGGTTCGCGGGTCAGGGCTTCGGGGCCTTCAAGCCCGCCCTAGCCGATCTGGCCGTCTCATCACTGGCGCCCGTCACGGCCGAGATGCGCCGCCTGATGGACGACCCGGCCGAGATCGACCGTGTCCTGAAGGACGGAACCGAACGCGCCGCCGCCATCGCCGATCCGGTGGTGGACGAGGTCAAGCAAATCGTCGGCTTCTGGAGGGGCTGA
- a CDS encoding GNAT family N-acetyltransferase, whose amino-acid sequence MPHPLDRAVWNALNTRLAGFVTPDSDTRAVRIDPEVGVFLCGADATPESLAAMADLARRYPGAGIIERTGGPMAAPDLPDIEVVDRIPLVQMVATALTPGGPDPVFETLTEADAPDMLALATLTKPGPFRSATRRLGPFIGIRSAGRLVAMAGRRMRVDGFTELSGVCTHPDWRGRGHAAALSRAVAGEILAAGEGVFLHAFAEHPATIAFYRSLGFEVRAEMTYTILR is encoded by the coding sequence ATGCCCCACCCCCTCGACCGCGCCGTCTGGAACGCCCTGAACACCCGTCTGGCCGGTTTCGTCACGCCGGATTCCGACACTCGCGCAGTGCGGATCGACCCGGAGGTGGGCGTCTTCCTGTGCGGTGCCGATGCCACGCCAGAGAGCCTCGCCGCCATGGCCGATCTGGCCCGGCGGTATCCCGGCGCGGGGATCATCGAAAGGACCGGCGGCCCGATGGCCGCGCCCGATCTGCCGGACATCGAGGTCGTCGACCGCATTCCCCTGGTGCAGATGGTCGCCACCGCCCTGACGCCGGGCGGTCCCGACCCGGTTTTCGAGACCCTGACCGAGGCCGATGCGCCGGACATGCTGGCCCTGGCGACCCTGACGAAGCCGGGTCCGTTCCGGTCGGCGACGCGGCGGCTGGGGCCGTTCATCGGGATCCGGTCGGCGGGGCGGCTGGTGGCCATGGCCGGGCGGCGGATGCGGGTCGACGGCTTCACCGAGCTGAGCGGCGTCTGCACCCATCCCGACTGGCGCGGCCGGGGCCATGCGGCGGCCCTGTCGCGCGCCGTGGCCGGAGAGATCCTGGCGGCGGGCGAGGGCGTCTTCCTGCACGCCTTCGCCGAACATCCCGCCACCATCGCCTTCTACCGGTCGCTGGGCTTCGAGGTCCGGGCGGAGATGACCTATACCATCCTGCGCTGA
- a CDS encoding OsmC family protein gives MSEHVATIEWSRGDQAFADNRYSRGHDWRFDGGAVVRGSSAPTSVPLPMSDPAAVDPEEAFVAALSSCHMLFFLAFAAKAGFVVDRYRDAAVGVLGRDDRGRTSMTVVTLRPEVAFAGVAPDAETVSDLHHRAHEACYIANSVRTGVRVEPV, from the coding sequence ATGAGCGAACACGTCGCCACCATCGAATGGAGCCGGGGCGATCAGGCCTTTGCCGACAACCGCTATTCGCGCGGCCACGACTGGCGCTTCGACGGCGGGGCGGTGGTGCGGGGGTCTTCGGCCCCGACCAGCGTCCCCCTGCCGATGTCGGACCCCGCCGCCGTCGATCCGGAGGAGGCGTTCGTCGCGGCGCTCTCGAGCTGCCACATGCTGTTCTTCCTCGCCTTCGCGGCGAAGGCCGGGTTCGTGGTCGACCGCTACCGCGATGCGGCGGTGGGCGTGCTGGGCCGCGATGACCGTGGCAGGACGTCGATGACGGTCGTGACCCTTCGCCCGGAGGTCGCCTTCGCAGGCGTAGCGCCCGATGCGGAGACGGTATCGGACCTGCACCACCGCGCGCACGAGGCCTGCTACATCGCCAATTCGGTCAGGACCGGGGTTCGCGTCGAGCCGGTCTGA
- a CDS encoding dienelactone hydrolase family protein, giving the protein MDTLSARWARLLPFTTVVGPDDDRPRPTALLFHGCGGLRGHLPMYAAAAKAAGWRAVIVDSYAPRGWSRQFAMATVCTGLLLRGHERAGDILATIQGVSQRPDVDGAKLVLAGWSHGGWGIMEAMSADRSGPSLGVADPGAVSLDGVQATYLAYPYVGIAALNRMRPWKHCPKTLAVISAKDHLTTVRNAERVHAMVRNCGTDIETWIADGTHSFDEPMTALPMRYDPDLTQEAIRRFVALLEDTAVAPPVG; this is encoded by the coding sequence ATGGACACCCTATCCGCCCGCTGGGCCAGGCTTCTGCCCTTTACCACCGTCGTCGGTCCGGACGACGACCGGCCCCGGCCGACGGCGCTGCTGTTCCACGGCTGCGGTGGGCTGAGGGGGCATCTGCCGATGTATGCGGCGGCGGCGAAGGCTGCGGGGTGGCGGGCGGTGATCGTGGATTCCTATGCGCCGCGCGGCTGGAGCCGTCAGTTCGCCATGGCCACCGTCTGCACCGGCCTGTTGCTGCGCGGGCACGAGCGGGCGGGGGACATCCTGGCGACGATCCAGGGCGTGTCGCAAAGGCCCGACGTCGATGGCGCGAAACTGGTGCTGGCGGGCTGGAGCCACGGGGGCTGGGGCATCATGGAGGCGATGAGCGCCGACCGGTCGGGTCCGTCGCTGGGCGTGGCCGATCCGGGTGCCGTGTCGCTGGACGGGGTTCAGGCCACCTATCTGGCCTACCCCTATGTCGGCATCGCCGCCCTGAACCGGATGCGGCCCTGGAAGCATTGTCCGAAGACCCTGGCGGTGATCTCGGCGAAGGATCACCTGACGACCGTGCGCAATGCCGAACGGGTGCACGCCATGGTCCGGAACTGTGGCACCGACATCGAGACCTGGATCGCCGACGGCACCCACAGCTTCGACGAGCCGATGACCGCCCTGCCGATGCGATACGACCCCGACCTGACGCAGGAGGCCATCCGCCGCTTCGTCGCCCTGCTGGAGGACACGGCGGTCGCACCGCCGGTGGGCTGA
- the purH gene encoding bifunctional phosphoribosylaminoimidazolecarboxamide formyltransferase/IMP cyclohydrolase gives MPAAPDFPPAPDAVRPVRALISLSDKAGLEDVARVLHAAGVELVSTGGTRAAIAGFGLPVKDVADLTGFPEMMDGRVKTLHPIVHGGLLGVRDAQDHKAAMDEHGIGPIDIVWIDLYPFESTVASGAGFDAVIENIDIGGPAMIRSGSKNHGYVAVAVDAASIGEIVDALKADGTTSLALRKRLAARAFARTAAYDAAVSGWFAGQLEDAAPARKSIAGSLAQTLRYGENPHQTGAFYRTGEARPGVAHATQIQGKELGYNNIADADAAYELVAEFAAPACVIVKHANPCGVAIGKDLSEAYARALECDAVSAFGGVIAVNRPLNGADARAITDIFTEVVIAPGADEEARAVFAGKKNLRLLITDGLPDPHGPGEVFRSVAGGFLVQSRDRSLIRPSDLKIVTRRPPTPQEIEDMLFAFTVAKHVKSNAIVYAKDGQTAGIGAGQMNRRDSARIAAIRAREAGEAKGLAHSLAQGSACASEAFFPFADGLLEAVAAGATSVIQPGGSLRDEEVIAAADAQGIAMAFTGVRVFRH, from the coding sequence ATGCCCGCCGCTCCCGATTTTCCGCCCGCGCCCGACGCCGTCAGACCCGTCCGCGCCCTGATTTCGCTCTCGGACAAGGCCGGGCTGGAGGACGTGGCCCGCGTCCTGCACGCGGCGGGGGTGGAACTGGTCTCGACTGGCGGCACCCGCGCGGCCATCGCGGGGTTCGGCCTGCCGGTGAAGGACGTGGCCGACCTGACCGGCTTCCCGGAGATGATGGACGGCCGGGTCAAGACCCTGCATCCGATCGTCCACGGCGGCCTGCTGGGCGTGCGCGATGCGCAGGATCACAAGGCGGCGATGGACGAGCACGGCATCGGCCCGATCGATATCGTCTGGATCGACCTGTATCCGTTCGAATCAACGGTTGCGTCCGGGGCCGGTTTCGACGCCGTGATCGAGAACATCGACATCGGCGGCCCGGCCATGATCCGCTCGGGCTCCAAGAACCACGGCTATGTCGCCGTGGCCGTGGACGCGGCCTCGATCGGCGAGATCGTCGACGCCCTGAAGGCCGACGGCACGACCTCGCTGGCCCTGCGCAAGCGGCTGGCGGCCCGCGCCTTCGCCCGCACCGCCGCCTATGACGCCGCCGTCTCCGGCTGGTTCGCCGGCCAGCTGGAGGACGCCGCCCCCGCCCGCAAGTCGATCGCCGGATCGCTGGCCCAGACCCTGCGCTATGGCGAGAACCCGCACCAGACGGGGGCCTTCTACCGCACCGGCGAGGCGCGCCCCGGCGTCGCCCACGCGACCCAGATCCAGGGCAAGGAACTGGGCTACAACAACATCGCCGACGCCGACGCCGCCTATGAGCTGGTCGCCGAGTTCGCGGCCCCGGCCTGCGTGATCGTCAAACACGCCAACCCCTGCGGCGTGGCGATCGGCAAGGATCTGTCCGAAGCCTATGCCCGGGCCCTGGAATGCGACGCCGTCTCGGCCTTCGGCGGGGTGATCGCCGTCAACCGGCCGCTGAACGGGGCGGACGCGCGCGCCATCACCGACATCTTCACCGAGGTGGTCATCGCCCCGGGCGCCGACGAAGAGGCCAGGGCCGTCTTCGCAGGCAAGAAGAACCTGCGCCTGCTGATCACCGACGGCCTGCCCGACCCGCACGGTCCGGGCGAGGTGTTCCGCAGCGTCGCCGGCGGCTTCCTCGTCCAGAGCCGCGACCGCAGCCTGATCCGGCCGTCGGACCTGAAGATCGTCACCCGCCGTCCGCCGACGCCGCAGGAGATCGAGGACATGCTGTTCGCCTTCACCGTGGCCAAGCACGTCAAGTCCAACGCCATCGTCTATGCGAAGGACGGCCAGACCGCCGGCATCGGCGCGGGCCAGATGAACCGCCGCGACAGCGCCCGCATCGCCGCCATCCGCGCCCGCGAGGCCGGGGAGGCCAAGGGTCTGGCCCATTCGCTGGCCCAGGGGTCGGCCTGCGCGTCCGAGGCCTTCTTCCCCTTTGCCGACGGCCTGCTGGAAGCCGTCGCCGCCGGTGCCACCTCGGTGATCCAGCCCGGCGGCTCCCTGCGCGACGAGGAGGTCATCGCCGCGGCCGACGCCCAGGGCATCGCCATGGCCTTCACGGGCGTGCGGGTGTTCCGGCATTAA
- a CDS encoding oxygenase MpaB family protein, translated as MRAPLALRTQRAIARQVVAMFNDPSRGETPIVRRPDGLFGPESVAWRVHGDVVGMLVGGVSGLLLQMLHPKVLAGVWDHSNFRADMHGRLRRTARFIAMTTYGGPEEATRAIERVRTIHSHLGGTLPSGEAYRVSDPELLAWVHVTECWSFLHGWIRYGEPDMSAADQDRYFVEMATMGAMLGADPLPRSKLEARRLIDRMRPQLRVDDRTREVARLVLSQPPSSPATAPIQTMTLQAGVELLPVWARRMHGLSAPVLTRPLVRAGTMGLARTLRWTFAGVRAADAPSS; from the coding sequence ATGCGCGCGCCGCTGGCCCTTCGGACCCAGCGGGCCATCGCGCGCCAGGTGGTGGCCATGTTCAATGACCCGAGCCGGGGGGAGACGCCGATCGTGCGTCGCCCCGACGGGCTGTTCGGGCCGGAGTCCGTCGCCTGGCGGGTCCATGGCGACGTGGTCGGCATGCTGGTCGGCGGGGTCTCGGGCCTGCTGCTGCAGATGCTGCATCCCAAGGTGCTGGCGGGGGTCTGGGACCACTCCAACTTCCGCGCCGACATGCACGGGCGGCTCAGGCGAACCGCCCGCTTCATCGCCATGACCACCTATGGCGGGCCGGAAGAGGCGACCCGGGCCATCGAGCGGGTGCGGACCATCCACAGCCATCTGGGCGGGACCCTGCCGTCGGGCGAGGCCTATCGCGTCTCCGATCCCGAGCTGCTGGCCTGGGTCCATGTGACGGAGTGCTGGAGCTTCCTGCACGGCTGGATCCGCTACGGCGAGCCGGACATGTCGGCGGCCGATCAGGACCGGTATTTCGTCGAGATGGCGACCATGGGGGCCATGCTGGGGGCCGATCCCCTGCCTCGCAGCAAGCTTGAGGCGCGCCGCCTGATCGACCGGATGCGGCCGCAGCTGCGCGTCGACGACCGCACCCGCGAGGTGGCCCGTCTGGTGCTGAGCCAGCCCCCGTCCAGCCCGGCCACCGCCCCGATCCAGACCATGACGCTGCAGGCGGGGGTCGAGCTGCTGCCCGTCTGGGCGCGGCGGATGCACGGCCTGTCGGCCCCGGTCCTGACGCGGCCCCTGGTGCGCGCCGGGACAATGGGGCTGGCCAGGACCCTGCGCTGGACCTTCGCCGGGGTGCGGGCGGCGGATGCGCCATCTTCCTGA